A section of the Thermoproteota archaeon genome encodes:
- the lysS gene encoding lysine--tRNA ligase: MGSERRPHFWLDKIAKDVIEREERLGRKIDVLRVESGIGASGFPHIGSVGDSLRAYGVKLALEELGYKSELIAYSDDRDGLRKVPAGVPEEYSKYLGMPVSEIPDPWGCHSSYGEHMSSMLIDALEKLGIEFTFISGTEAYKSGLLDEQVSKLLENNDKVDRIIREEVGSSKPEGWIHYWPRCERCGRIYTTRVLKVIPEEGKVIYACDQEFKGVKGCGYVGEASYLKGEGKLSWKGEFAARWAALGIVFEPHGKDITDSFRVNGRIAREVLGYEPPLTVMYEMFLDSTRRKISKSAGNVLTPQMWMEFSPPEALRMLMFKRYHGTRSISLQSSPLYINELENNVRKYHNLERIRSERDRITLKRLMEFTYLMEGVPEPWPYRYSAVLNVVSMLPRDIGFEELLRVTADLISKYYGVDPNSLLNDDIFRRYVYYAKNYVENFGSRELGTVEIDSKVLEAMNSFVESLSEDMSDEDIQNLAFETARSKGVLVREFFRALYMILLGQPQGPKLGPLISRVGVNRFKDLYRKSLEEGRIVRKE; this comes from the coding sequence ATGGGTTCGGAGAGGAGACCTCATTTCTGGCTGGATAAAATAGCTAAGGACGTAATAGAGAGGGAAGAGAGGCTCGGAAGAAAGATAGATGTTTTGAGGGTTGAATCAGGGATAGGAGCAAGCGGTTTCCCGCACATAGGCTCTGTGGGAGATTCGCTAAGGGCCTACGGGGTCAAGCTGGCCTTGGAGGAGCTGGGATACAAGAGTGAATTGATAGCATACAGCGATGATAGGGACGGGCTGAGGAAAGTACCTGCAGGAGTGCCCGAGGAATACTCCAAGTACTTGGGAATGCCGGTGAGCGAGATTCCCGATCCTTGGGGATGCCATTCCAGCTACGGGGAACACATGAGTTCTATGTTGATAGACGCCTTGGAGAAGTTGGGCATAGAGTTCACGTTCATCTCCGGGACCGAGGCCTATAAATCCGGTTTGTTGGACGAGCAGGTCTCTAAACTATTGGAGAACAACGATAAGGTCGATAGAATAATCAGAGAGGAGGTGGGATCGAGTAAACCGGAGGGATGGATTCATTACTGGCCTAGATGCGAGAGATGCGGTAGGATATATACAACTAGGGTGCTAAAGGTCATTCCCGAGGAGGGCAAGGTCATTTATGCCTGTGATCAGGAGTTCAAGGGGGTAAAGGGGTGCGGGTACGTCGGTGAGGCCTCATATCTGAAGGGAGAGGGCAAGCTCTCCTGGAAGGGAGAGTTCGCAGCTAGGTGGGCTGCGTTGGGGATAGTGTTCGAACCTCACGGGAAGGACATAACCGACTCGTTCAGGGTGAACGGGAGGATAGCTAGGGAAGTCCTAGGGTACGAGCCACCGCTTACGGTGATGTACGAGATGTTCCTAGATTCTACTAGGAGGAAGATAAGTAAGAGCGCTGGGAACGTCTTAACTCCCCAGATGTGGATGGAGTTCTCTCCCCCCGAGGCCTTGAGGATGCTCATGTTCAAGAGATATCATGGAACCAGGAGCATATCCCTGCAGAGCTCTCCTCTCTACATAAACGAGCTGGAAAACAACGTGAGGAAGTATCACAACTTGGAGAGAATAAGGAGTGAAAGGGATCGCATCACCCTGAAGAGACTCATGGAGTTCACTTACCTAATGGAGGGCGTCCCCGAGCCGTGGCCTTACAGGTACTCAGCGGTCCTCAACGTCGTGTCAATGCTTCCGAGAGATATAGGCTTCGAGGAGTTGCTGAGGGTGACTGCCGACCTCATCTCAAAGTACTATGGCGTGGATCCCAATTCCCTGCTGAACGATGATATCTTCAGGAGATACGTGTACTATGCCAAGAACTACGTGGAGAACTTCGGCAGCAGAGAGCTCGGAACCGTGGAGATAGATAGTAAAGTCCTTGAAGCCATGAACTCCTTTGTAGAGAGTCTTTCTGAGGATATGAGCGACGAGGACATACAGAACCTAGCGTTCGAGACCGCTAGGAGCAAGGGTGTACTAGTAAGGGAGTTCTTCAGGGCTCTGTACATGATACTGCTGGGTCAGCCGCAGGGCCCCAAATTAGGCCCCCTCATCTCGAGGGTCGGCGTGAACAGATTTAAGGACCTATACAGGAAATCCTTGGAGGAAGGTAGGATTGTCCGAAAGGAGTGA
- the albA gene encoding DNA-binding protein Alba, whose translation MVAEEGIVYVGKKPAINYVMATTLQINRGVKKIVLKARGRSISRAVDVAEITRLKYFPGKIKITDLRTGTEEIIDENGSRRDISVIEIELTQV comes from the coding sequence ATGGTGGCTGAAGAGGGAATCGTCTATGTTGGTAAGAAGCCTGCTATCAACTACGTTATGGCTACCACTCTCCAGATAAACAGGGGTGTGAAGAAGATCGTGCTGAAGGCTAGAGGCAGGTCCATATCTAGGGCCGTCGATGTGGCCGAGATAACTAGGCTCAAGTACTTCCCTGGCAAGATCAAGATAACCGACCTCAGGACTGGCACTGAGGAGATCATCGACGAGAACGGTAGCAGGAGGGACATAAGCGTAATAGAGATCGAGCTCACCCAAGTGTGA
- a CDS encoding ARMT1-like domain-containing protein has protein sequence MKLDYRCPACILKVAAREARYVPTDRRLPFVRDVVRVLHSMMDEAPTPAHIAAEREKLLKSYSGSEDPYATRKEKLIELVRKDLVPLIEEELFNLPEGYHRFRWLVLNSASANGYEVPLMGGKDLIERFTKVVARDLEIDGTEEAFDIVTKAGSGDIISFIFDNAHEAPIDLILVKYLEQMGKSVYLFAKKSPIADDLTVEELRSMHKSPYIFSLSSPLGVMPERETEVNMNIFRSSKLIIAKGMANYETLTEVDLGVKVLHLLTLKCEAVAEHAGGKLGSPVAIMR, from the coding sequence ATGAAGCTGGATTACAGGTGCCCTGCCTGTATATTGAAGGTGGCAGCTAGAGAGGCTAGGTATGTACCGACCGATAGGAGACTTCCCTTTGTCAGGGATGTAGTGCGGGTTCTCCACTCTATGATGGACGAGGCGCCTACTCCCGCTCACATAGCGGCCGAGAGGGAGAAGCTCCTCAAATCATACTCAGGATCGGAAGATCCCTATGCGACTAGAAAGGAGAAACTAATCGAACTAGTCCGAAAGGATCTAGTTCCCCTGATAGAGGAAGAGCTATTTAACCTACCTGAGGGCTACCACAGGTTCAGATGGCTTGTCCTAAACTCCGCATCGGCGAACGGGTACGAAGTTCCACTAATGGGAGGAAAGGACCTCATAGAGAGGTTCACCAAGGTGGTAGCTAGGGATCTAGAGATAGACGGCACTGAGGAGGCGTTCGATATAGTAACAAAAGCCGGTTCAGGGGACATAATATCCTTCATCTTCGACAACGCCCATGAAGCCCCAATAGACCTAATCCTAGTCAAGTATCTGGAACAGATGGGCAAGTCCGTATATCTGTTTGCGAAAAAGTCTCCCATAGCTGATGACCTGACTGTAGAGGAACTACGATCGATGCACAAGTCACCCTATATCTTCAGCTTGAGCTCCCCTCTTGGAGTCATGCCTGAAAGGGAGACGGAGGTTAACATGAACATCTTCAGATCCTCGAAGCTCATCATAGCCAAGGGGATGGCCAACTACGAGACCCTCACCGAGGTAGACTTAGGTGTAAAGGTATTGCACTTGCTCACACTAAAATGCGAGGCCGTTGCAGAACACGCTGGTGGAAAGCTGGGGAGTCCAGTAGCCATAATGAGGTGA
- the thsB gene encoding thermosome subunit beta translates to MAVQGGEGAGAIPVLILKEGTSRTKGREALRLNITVAKAIADTIRTSLSPKGMQKMLVDPFGDVIITHDGATIMKEIEVEHPTAKMMVDLAKSQEQEAGDGTTTVVLLAGELLAKAEDLLDLGIHPTVVISGYRKAAEKAVEYLNEVAIKVSWNDKELLKKIAKIAMSSKSARVAQDYLADLVVDAALQVVEERDGRRIVDLDNIKLEKKEGGSLFDTKLIRGIVIDKEVVHPRMPRRIENAKIALIESALEIKKPELSSKIRVTSPAQVKEFLDQEKQMLAELVEKIAATGADVVFCQKGIDDVAQHFLAKHGILAVRRVRKSDMEKLAKATGAKIVVNVKEISEKDLGYAELVEERRVGEDKMVFVEGCKDPRAVSILIRGGEKQVIDEAERNLHDALSVVRNVIEDEKIVVGAGAAWTDLVLKLKDYAVQLGGKEQNVVEKFAEALESIPKTLIENAGHDPIVKLAELRKAHAEGKREYGFNIYTGEVENMYEKDIIEPERVIRRAIESAAEFATTVLKIDDIIAAAGKKFEGGKGKGEE, encoded by the coding sequence ATGGCCGTTCAAGGTGGCGAGGGAGCTGGAGCAATCCCCGTTCTGATATTGAAGGAAGGGACTTCAAGGACCAAGGGCAGGGAAGCCCTGAGGCTGAATATAACCGTTGCAAAGGCTATAGCTGACACCATAAGGACTTCCCTCAGTCCTAAGGGCATGCAGAAGATGCTCGTCGATCCCTTTGGGGATGTGATAATCACACACGACGGTGCTACCATAATGAAGGAGATAGAGGTCGAGCATCCCACTGCGAAGATGATGGTGGACTTAGCTAAATCCCAAGAGCAGGAAGCTGGGGACGGCACAACTACCGTAGTTCTCCTAGCCGGTGAACTACTGGCCAAGGCGGAGGACCTATTGGATTTGGGCATACATCCTACAGTGGTAATCTCCGGGTACAGGAAGGCCGCGGAAAAGGCGGTGGAGTACTTGAATGAGGTAGCGATCAAGGTCTCGTGGAACGACAAGGAGTTACTGAAGAAGATAGCCAAGATAGCCATGAGTAGCAAGTCCGCCCGGGTGGCACAAGACTATCTGGCCGATCTTGTCGTCGACGCTGCTCTACAGGTCGTGGAGGAGAGAGACGGTAGGAGAATTGTTGATCTCGATAACATAAAGCTGGAGAAGAAGGAGGGCGGTTCCCTGTTTGACACAAAGCTCATCAGGGGTATAGTGATCGACAAGGAGGTTGTGCATCCCAGAATGCCTAGGAGGATAGAGAACGCCAAGATAGCTCTCATAGAGAGCGCTCTTGAGATAAAGAAGCCTGAGCTCTCCTCTAAGATCAGGGTAACCTCACCGGCTCAGGTGAAGGAGTTCTTGGACCAGGAGAAGCAGATGCTGGCCGAGCTGGTGGAGAAGATAGCCGCTACTGGAGCGGACGTGGTGTTCTGCCAGAAGGGCATCGACGACGTCGCCCAGCACTTCTTGGCGAAGCACGGCATACTGGCCGTCAGGAGGGTGAGGAAATCCGATATGGAGAAGCTAGCCAAGGCCACTGGAGCCAAGATAGTCGTTAACGTTAAGGAGATATCCGAGAAGGACCTCGGTTACGCGGAGCTCGTTGAGGAGAGGAGGGTCGGAGAGGACAAGATGGTCTTCGTCGAGGGATGTAAGGATCCCAGGGCCGTTAGCATCCTGATAAGGGGTGGAGAGAAGCAGGTCATAGATGAGGCTGAGAGGAACCTGCACGATGCTCTAAGCGTGGTCAGGAACGTCATAGAGGATGAGAAGATAGTTGTGGGCGCTGGTGCCGCTTGGACGGATCTAGTGCTCAAGCTCAAGGACTACGCGGTCCAGCTCGGTGGTAAGGAGCAGAACGTGGTGGAGAAGTTCGCTGAGGCCCTCGAGTCCATACCCAAGACCCTGATAGAGAACGCCGGCCACGACCCGATAGTCAAGCTGGCCGAGCTGAGGAAGGCGCACGCCGAGGGCAAGAGGGAGTATGGCTTCAACATATACACCGGAGAGGTGGAGAACATGTACGAGAAGGACATAATAGAGCCTGAGAGGGTGATCAGGAGGGCCATAGAGTCCGCAGCCGAGTTCGCGACCACCGTGCTCAAGATCGATGATATAATAGCTGCTGCCGGTAAGAAATTCGAAGGTGGAAAGGGCAAGGGTGAGGAGTGA
- a CDS encoding TIGR00296 family protein, with the protein MAEFSMEEGEYLVRLARKSIEHYMERRSILEVDPHYSKLKSPYGAFVTLNIYPEGNLRGCIGYPEPILPLYRAVIRAAIAAAFEDPRFPPLAKEELDRVTVEVSILTPPERIDDKVESRLDLRRLVIVGKHGLIVRRGLYSGLLLPQVAVEYSWDSEEFLSQTCIKAGMWVDCWLKKGTEVYRFTAEIFEEEEPRGRIIRREIG; encoded by the coding sequence ATGGCGGAGTTCTCTATGGAGGAAGGAGAATATCTAGTCAGGCTAGCTAGAAAATCCATAGAGCACTACATGGAAAGGAGATCAATTCTTGAGGTCGATCCTCACTATTCCAAGCTGAAGAGCCCTTACGGAGCCTTTGTAACCCTAAACATATATCCAGAGGGAAATCTTAGGGGCTGTATAGGTTATCCGGAACCCATTCTGCCTCTTTACAGAGCCGTCATAAGGGCGGCCATAGCGGCGGCTTTCGAGGATCCGAGGTTCCCTCCCCTAGCTAAGGAGGAGCTCGATAGGGTCACAGTCGAGGTCTCAATACTGACCCCTCCCGAGAGGATAGACGACAAAGTGGAGAGCAGACTCGACCTACGGAGGCTGGTGATAGTGGGGAAGCACGGACTGATAGTTCGCCGCGGTTTGTATTCCGGTCTCCTGCTTCCACAGGTCGCCGTGGAATACTCTTGGGACTCCGAGGAATTTCTAAGCCAGACTTGTATAAAAGCCGGAATGTGGGTGGACTGCTGGCTCAAGAAGGGGACCGAAGTATATAGATTCACTGCAGAGATCTTTGAGGAAGAGGAACCCAGGGGACGGATCATCAGGAGAGAGATAGGATAA
- a CDS encoding DNA-directed RNA polymerase subunit omega: protein MSANSDLLGPKRLTKFERIRIISIRAQQIAAGSPLFLDESEIPEGLTDPVELAKLELEKGKLPLILERREGEKISLLDIRKLLKRE, encoded by the coding sequence GTGTCAGCTAATAGCGATCTGCTGGGTCCTAAGAGGCTCACCAAGTTCGAGCGCATAAGGATAATATCCATTAGGGCCCAGCAGATCGCGGCTGGCTCTCCCCTCTTTTTAGATGAGAGCGAGATACCTGAAGGTCTGACCGATCCCGTCGAGCTAGCTAAATTGGAGCTGGAGAAGGGAAAGCTGCCCCTAATCTTGGAGAGGAGGGAAGGAGAGAAGATCTCCCTCTTGGATATTAGGAAGCTCCTGAAGCGAGAGTAA
- a CDS encoding glycosyltransferase, whose amino-acid sequence MLRAYFSPLGIGYGHASRSLNLAMRLKKEGFSIFFSAYGDASSYLMGAEGVEVVYCGEEMLWKQKPDGSPDLWGTLKSLSELRKFLHHIKTEKENIETTSPDVVISDSRISTLIAAQYLGVPSVVVLNQPKLLLSPLMRRNAPPDDLSDSEGYSVLSTVVEKLLNTAITRFWGLSQASIIADFPPPFSISKYHTSDLPKPLIDRIVFSGPLIEPNCRPDRREDVILIMISGPGAERKSLADVILKLLNDIPEDLRDYEFIVSLGEPSNFRDEEVRDNVRIYNWLPDKWSILEKARLVVSRAGHTTIAEALMCGKPLLLIPVPGQTEKMENARSIEEMGLGRMIRQSEVEARFFEVLRSLLKQEYGKNVKRFRERFKDWNFLDRAAGIIESVLY is encoded by the coding sequence ATGCTGAGGGCCTACTTCTCGCCTTTAGGCATAGGGTACGGACACGCGTCTAGGTCCTTGAACCTAGCTATGAGACTTAAGAAAGAGGGATTCTCCATCTTCTTCTCAGCCTACGGAGATGCCTCCTCTTATCTGATGGGGGCGGAGGGAGTGGAGGTTGTGTATTGTGGTGAGGAGATGCTATGGAAGCAGAAGCCGGATGGAAGCCCCGACCTCTGGGGGACGCTCAAGAGTTTATCTGAACTGAGGAAGTTCCTCCACCACATAAAGACGGAGAAGGAGAACATAGAAACAACATCTCCAGACGTCGTAATATCTGACTCCAGAATATCCACATTGATCGCAGCTCAGTACCTAGGGGTACCCAGCGTCGTGGTGCTCAACCAACCTAAGTTACTCCTCTCGCCTCTCATGAGGAGGAACGCTCCTCCGGATGATCTGAGTGATAGCGAGGGTTATAGTGTACTATCCACGGTGGTGGAGAAGCTCCTCAACACGGCGATAACTAGGTTTTGGGGACTCTCCCAAGCATCAATAATAGCGGATTTTCCCCCACCCTTCAGCATATCCAAGTACCACACCTCAGATCTCCCGAAACCCCTCATTGACAGGATAGTATTCTCGGGCCCCTTGATAGAGCCCAACTGCAGGCCAGACAGGAGAGAGGATGTGATCCTGATAATGATATCCGGACCAGGCGCCGAGAGAAAATCCCTAGCGGATGTTATACTGAAACTCCTGAATGACATACCGGAGGACCTAAGGGACTACGAATTCATAGTATCTTTGGGTGAGCCGTCCAATTTCAGAGATGAGGAGGTCCGGGACAACGTGAGGATATACAATTGGCTGCCTGATAAGTGGAGCATCTTGGAGAAGGCTAGGCTGGTGGTTTCCAGAGCTGGGCATACGACTATCGCAGAGGCGCTCATGTGCGGGAAGCCCCTCCTGTTGATACCCGTTCCGGGACAGACGGAAAAAATGGAGAACGCTCGCTCCATAGAGGAGATGGGTCTGGGCAGGATGATCAGACAGTCTGAGGTGGAGGCTAGGTTCTTTGAGGTGTTGAGATCTCTGCTTAAGCAAGAATATGGGAAGAATGTTAAGAGATTCAGGGAGAGATTTAAAGACTGGAATTTCCTAGATAGAGCAGCTGGGATAATAGAGTCAGTTCTCTACTGA
- a CDS encoding DEAD/DEAH box helicase, whose product MKDRGIERLTEIQEMAIPLILSGKNALLIAPTGSGKTEAALWPVITMMKREGVGEGFITLYVTPLRALNRDLEERTAYWSSRCGFDVGVRHGDTSKAERTRQSRSPPHILITTPETLLIIMSGPKISKWLKNVRYVIIDEVHELLDDKRGAQLSLSLERLERIRGRTFQRIMLSASLGNPSMALEYFSYRRDGKVAYSRESRVMKISVVYPAPSQRDIELSKTMLLEPGVIARIRLLADLIREARSAIVFTNTRSMAEALGYRMRKAFEELKIHVHHSSLSKDARVESESLLKRGELSAVISTSSLELGIDVGYVDLVVQYGSPRQAMKLLQRVGRSGHGPGRVARGVVVAQDSDDYLESIILAKRALSSDLEELRPLEKSYDVLYHSTIGLLLGERSISLQDLVDLAKRSWPYREITIDEVRGIFSFMSKAWPRIIWYDEVGDSIKRYGGGLAHEYFFSNISTIPDTTSYPVIDDTMGFYLGQLDETFVLEYLLPGVKFVFRGSVWKVKRIEGGRIFVEQVFDPVGAIPSWIGEQLPVARETAIEVGAIRGLVEEALSEDALDELVDRLVREYPFTKSGDLRRALATLVDHMKQGYPLPTDRRIVIEGITGSGVVIHSTQGSLVNRTLGRGLSFVISRDFKVAVRVTEDPYRIVIMGVGKEAVAETLHRLSREGRDTLVKAVVNSSFFRIRLLHVAKRMGLIRDTASSRIVSLVKLAKAYEGTPVYEEALRESLTKDFDVDGTLDLLRSISSGKIEVVMSEKQGPSPLSLLGLERSGLPLEIIPPSELSKRLLESFKYRILSQQITLVCSNCWKWSMDTTVSSLLDLGKVPKCPVCGSDRVAALSGYWASEAKEYVEESKRRGRPSVPNWELANRVYELGSLTERYGLPAVVAMAARGVDPMDIEWLVSRRTELDEDFMAELAKVETEAVKRRLTGKKRRRRKRSG is encoded by the coding sequence ATGAAAGATAGAGGGATTGAGAGGTTAACGGAGATACAGGAGATGGCGATTCCACTCATCCTCTCGGGTAAAAATGCCCTCTTGATAGCCCCTACAGGATCGGGAAAGACTGAAGCAGCTCTATGGCCCGTTATCACAATGATGAAGAGGGAAGGAGTGGGAGAGGGATTTATCACGCTTTATGTGACCCCTTTAAGGGCCCTGAACAGGGACCTAGAGGAAAGGACAGCCTATTGGTCCTCTAGATGCGGCTTCGATGTTGGAGTGAGGCACGGTGATACCTCCAAGGCGGAGAGGACTAGACAATCAAGGTCTCCTCCTCATATCCTCATAACGACACCAGAGACCCTCCTAATTATAATGTCCGGACCTAAGATCTCTAAGTGGCTTAAAAACGTGAGATATGTCATTATAGACGAGGTTCACGAGCTACTGGACGATAAGAGGGGCGCACAACTCTCCTTATCCCTAGAGAGGCTTGAGAGGATACGGGGGAGGACATTCCAGAGGATAATGCTCTCCGCTTCCTTGGGCAATCCCTCGATGGCCCTAGAATACTTCTCCTACAGAAGGGACGGAAAAGTCGCATATTCGCGAGAGAGCCGCGTAATGAAGATATCAGTAGTCTATCCGGCCCCATCTCAAAGGGACATCGAGCTATCTAAGACCATGCTCCTAGAACCAGGGGTGATAGCTAGGATCAGACTATTGGCGGATTTGATAAGGGAGGCCAGATCGGCCATAGTCTTCACGAATACCAGATCCATGGCAGAGGCCCTTGGCTACAGGATGAGGAAAGCATTCGAGGAGCTGAAGATACATGTCCATCATAGCTCTCTATCGAAGGACGCTAGGGTGGAGAGCGAATCACTGCTCAAGAGGGGAGAGCTCTCTGCGGTGATCAGCACGAGCTCGTTGGAGCTAGGAATAGATGTAGGGTACGTAGATTTGGTAGTACAGTACGGTTCCCCTAGGCAGGCGATGAAGCTGCTTCAGAGGGTCGGCAGATCTGGGCACGGTCCAGGCAGGGTGGCTAGAGGTGTGGTAGTTGCCCAAGACTCTGACGACTATCTGGAGTCGATAATACTAGCTAAGAGGGCCCTCTCGAGCGATTTGGAGGAACTAAGGCCTTTAGAGAAGTCCTATGATGTGCTCTACCACAGCACCATCGGACTCCTCTTGGGAGAGAGATCCATCTCACTGCAGGACCTTGTGGACTTGGCCAAGCGATCATGGCCGTACAGGGAGATAACCATCGACGAGGTTAGGGGAATATTTTCCTTCATGTCCAAGGCTTGGCCCAGAATCATCTGGTATGATGAAGTAGGGGATAGCATCAAGAGATATGGAGGCGGGCTAGCCCATGAGTACTTCTTCTCGAACATCTCCACGATACCCGACACCACATCATATCCAGTCATAGATGACACCATGGGATTCTACCTAGGCCAGCTGGATGAGACCTTCGTCTTGGAGTACCTGCTTCCCGGCGTTAAGTTCGTCTTCAGGGGATCGGTCTGGAAGGTCAAGAGGATAGAAGGCGGTCGCATTTTCGTGGAACAGGTCTTCGACCCAGTCGGTGCCATACCCAGCTGGATAGGGGAACAGTTACCCGTGGCAAGGGAGACTGCAATTGAGGTGGGGGCTATCAGGGGACTCGTGGAGGAGGCCCTATCTGAGGACGCATTGGATGAGCTCGTAGACAGACTGGTGAGGGAGTACCCCTTCACAAAGTCTGGGGATCTCAGAAGAGCTCTAGCCACATTAGTGGATCACATGAAACAGGGCTATCCGCTTCCTACAGATCGGAGGATCGTGATAGAGGGGATAACGGGCTCAGGCGTCGTGATTCACTCCACTCAAGGTAGTTTGGTTAACAGGACGTTGGGGAGAGGCCTGTCCTTCGTCATCTCCAGGGACTTCAAGGTCGCTGTTAGGGTTACTGAGGATCCCTACAGGATAGTGATAATGGGAGTGGGTAAAGAGGCGGTGGCCGAGACCCTACATCGTCTCTCTAGGGAGGGTAGGGATACTCTGGTGAAGGCTGTAGTCAACAGTTCATTCTTCAGGATCAGGCTACTCCATGTGGCTAAGAGGATGGGTCTGATAAGAGATACGGCGAGCTCTAGGATCGTGAGCTTGGTCAAGCTGGCCAAGGCATACGAAGGTACTCCCGTCTACGAGGAAGCTTTAAGGGAGTCCCTCACGAAGGACTTCGATGTTGATGGGACGCTGGACCTGCTCAGGTCGATATCCTCGGGGAAGATAGAAGTGGTCATGTCTGAGAAGCAGGGTCCGAGTCCCCTATCTCTGCTAGGATTGGAGAGATCAGGTCTCCCCCTAGAGATAATCCCTCCATCGGAATTGAGCAAGAGGCTGCTGGAGAGCTTCAAGTACAGGATACTTTCACAGCAGATCACGCTGGTCTGCTCCAACTGTTGGAAATGGAGCATGGACACCACAGTATCGAGCCTCCTAGATTTGGGGAAAGTGCCCAAATGTCCCGTGTGTGGAAGTGATAGGGTAGCGGCCCTCTCTGGGTATTGGGCATCCGAAGCTAAGGAATATGTGGAGGAATCTAAGAGGAGGGGGAGGCCATCTGTACCCAATTGGGAGCTCGCTAACAGGGTCTATGAACTCGGCTCACTCACCGAGAGGTATGGGCTACCAGCCGTAGTCGCGATGGCCGCTAGGGGAGTGGATCCGATGGACATCGAGTGGCTGGTATCGAGGCGTACCGAGTTGGACGAGGATTTCATGGCCGAACTCGCTAAAGTTGAGACTGAGGCCGTAAAGAGGAGGTTGACCGGGAAGAAGAGGAGAAGGAGGAAGAGGTCTGGTTAG